A window from Acidobacteriota bacterium encodes these proteins:
- a CDS encoding glycosyl hydrolase family 2, which yields MKNLALWVLLLSALSFAFVPDSTEAPASAQRVSLEKNWHLQSACKLTDGGEKISRPGYNLQSWLATTVPHTVLGAQVDAKMFPDPFYGMNLRAIPGTTYPIGKLFAELPMPDDSPYKCSWWYRTEFHLGSQHQGKNIWLHFDGINYRANIWLNGKQIANNTQVAGAYRTYEFNLREAVHTGENALAVEVFTQTETDLGINFVDWNPAPADKAMGLWRPVYLTFSGPVFVRYPMVSTHFPDDSLTTAELTVIGDVQNAGDREISGTLEATLEGIGTVEQQVTLAANEHKSVTFLPDQYPQLRVKNPKLWWPYPLGPQNLETVNLRFRTVDSASDMATGKFGIREITAEKTPEGYELFRVNHRKILIRGGGWSPDMFLRVNSERMQDEMRHVRNLGLNTIRLEGKLETDEFFDLADRYGILVMAGWCCCDHWEHWDKWKPEDHEISKASLASQLSRLRSHPSLLVWLYGSDNPPPEDVESDYLAVLKERNWPNPYVSSASAKPTTVTGASGVKMSGPYDYVPPSYWLRDPGQWGGAYGFNTETSPGPAPPLIASLQKFIPKQNLWPHDDVWNFHAGGGEFKQTNIFDNAMTVTYGAPISLADYEKKAQAMTYDDERAMFEAYARNKYKSTGVIQWMLNNAWPSVIWHLYDYYLVPGGGYFGAKKANELVHAQYSYDDASVVVVNSLYEAQKGLKLRVRVFDLAAKELFSDSRSVDIDADSAVRVLTIPQISSQNAPYFVRLELTDMAGKSVSTNFYWLPATLEELDWEKSNWYITPAKYADMTALATLPATNVEWNSQLERRNEEQIVRVTLHNIGTNIAFLVHTELKRGHGDDDIAPILWDDNYISLLPGESRTLTAVVKLRDLGGVVPVIRVDGWNIKALAK from the coding sequence ATGAAGAACCTCGCCCTGTGGGTCTTACTGCTCAGTGCCCTATCGTTCGCCTTCGTTCCTGATTCCACTGAAGCTCCAGCCTCGGCGCAGCGCGTGTCGCTGGAAAAGAACTGGCACCTTCAGTCCGCGTGCAAGTTGACTGATGGCGGCGAGAAGATCTCGCGGCCGGGATACAACCTGCAGAGTTGGCTTGCCACTACGGTTCCCCATACGGTCCTCGGCGCGCAGGTGGACGCGAAGATGTTTCCTGATCCGTTCTATGGCATGAATCTGCGGGCGATCCCAGGAACTACCTATCCCATCGGCAAACTCTTTGCCGAGCTGCCGATGCCCGACGACAGTCCGTACAAGTGCTCCTGGTGGTATCGCACCGAGTTCCATCTTGGGTCGCAGCATCAGGGAAAGAATATCTGGCTGCACTTCGATGGCATCAACTACCGTGCGAATATCTGGCTAAACGGAAAGCAGATCGCCAACAATACGCAGGTGGCGGGAGCGTATCGCACGTATGAGTTCAACCTCCGCGAGGCGGTCCACACAGGTGAGAACGCGCTTGCGGTGGAAGTATTCACCCAGACTGAGACCGATTTGGGAATCAACTTCGTCGATTGGAATCCGGCGCCGGCGGACAAAGCTATGGGCCTTTGGCGTCCCGTGTATCTCACCTTCAGTGGACCGGTTTTTGTTCGTTATCCCATGGTGAGCACGCATTTTCCAGATGATTCGCTCACCACAGCTGAGTTGACCGTGATCGGCGATGTGCAGAATGCCGGGGATCGGGAAATATCTGGAACGCTGGAAGCGACCCTCGAGGGAATCGGAACTGTCGAGCAGCAGGTAACGCTGGCCGCGAATGAGCACAAGAGCGTCACATTCCTGCCTGATCAGTACCCGCAACTCCGCGTGAAGAATCCGAAGCTGTGGTGGCCGTATCCCCTGGGCCCGCAGAACCTCGAAACGGTGAACTTGCGTTTTCGCACCGTAGACTCGGCGTCCGACATGGCTACCGGGAAGTTCGGTATTCGCGAGATCACCGCGGAGAAGACTCCGGAAGGCTATGAGCTCTTTCGCGTTAACCACCGCAAGATCCTGATCCGCGGTGGTGGCTGGTCGCCGGATATGTTTCTGCGGGTCAACAGCGAGCGCATGCAGGACGAGATGCGCCATGTCCGCAACCTGGGGCTGAACACGATTCGGCTTGAAGGCAAGCTGGAGACCGATGAGTTCTTTGATCTGGCGGACCGTTATGGGATTCTGGTGATGGCGGGCTGGTGCTGCTGCGATCACTGGGAACACTGGGATAAATGGAAGCCGGAAGATCACGAGATCTCGAAGGCTTCGTTGGCTAGCCAGCTAAGTCGCCTCCGCAGCCATCCCAGCCTGTTGGTGTGGCTTTATGGCAGTGATAATCCCCCGCCAGAGGACGTGGAATCGGATTATCTTGCGGTGCTGAAGGAGCGAAACTGGCCGAATCCTTATGTATCTTCAGCCAGCGCAAAGCCGACCACGGTTACCGGAGCGAGCGGAGTGAAGATGTCCGGGCCGTATGACTATGTTCCCCCTTCTTATTGGTTGCGCGATCCCGGCCAGTGGGGAGGAGCCTACGGCTTCAATACAGAGACAAGTCCCGGACCGGCGCCGCCGCTGATTGCATCGCTGCAGAAATTTATCCCAAAACAGAACTTGTGGCCGCATGACGATGTTTGGAATTTCCATGCCGGCGGTGGCGAATTCAAGCAAACCAATATCTTCGATAACGCGATGACGGTCACGTACGGGGCGCCAATTTCCCTGGCCGATTACGAGAAGAAGGCGCAGGCGATGACGTATGACGACGAGCGCGCGATGTTCGAGGCCTACGCTCGCAATAAGTACAAGTCGACCGGAGTAATTCAGTGGATGCTCAACAACGCCTGGCCGTCGGTGATCTGGCATTTATATGACTATTACCTCGTTCCCGGCGGGGGTTACTTTGGAGCCAAGAAGGCCAACGAGCTAGTTCACGCGCAATACTCGTACGATGACGCCTCGGTAGTGGTCGTGAACAGCCTTTATGAGGCGCAGAAAGGCCTTAAACTGCGCGTCAGAGTGTTCGATTTGGCCGCGAAAGAGCTGTTTAGTGACTCGCGAAGCGTCGATATTGACGCCGATAGCGCGGTCCGAGTGCTCACTATCCCGCAAATTAGTAGTCAAAACGCGCCTTATTTCGTGCGTTTGGAGCTCACAGACATGGCAGGGAAGAGCGTTAGCACGAACTTTTACTGGCTTCCAGCGACGCTGGAAGAGCTCGATTGGGAGAAATCTAACTGGTACATAACGCCCGCGAAGTACGCCGATATGACCGCATTGGCGACTTTACCTGCCACAAATGTCGAGTGGAATAGTCAGTTAGAGCGTCGTAATGAGGAGCAAATCGTGCGCGTAACCCTCCATAACATAGGCACAAACATCGCTTTCCTGGTGCATACAGAGCTCAAACGCGGGCACGGAGACGACGATATCGCGCCGATTTTGTGGGACGACAACTACATTTCGCTGCTTCCAGGCGAGTCCAGAACGCTTACTGCAGTCGTCAAATTGCGCGATTTGGGGGGTGTTGTACCGGTAATTCGTGTGGATGGATGGAATATTAAGGCGCTTGCTAAGTAA
- a CDS encoding homoserine dehydrogenase, protein MATQSVLIEKSAHLVASLNSRRVAILGFGTVGKSVARILSEGRVAALELSQVFNRNVERKRVPWVNRKVQWTENIDDVLASDAEFVVEVMGGVEPAKQWVEAILESGRSVVTANKQLIARHGAELLEIAQEHDCQLLFGASVAGGVPVITALEHGLAGDELQSVCGILNGTCNYILSKMEGGESFRVALEEAQRLGYAEADPTDDIAGYDTRAKLVILARVALRTEIAIEEVVCQPISSVDPVDFEYARELGCTIRQIGHAELEGDRCCAAVEPMLVPASSPLARAQGCENVVLTQGKFGGSTAFSGPGAGGDATAVAVISDLVTLASASSAPVIRKMRALPVSGEYTAPYFLRFVVRDRPGIVAAIAAVLAKFEINVDAVFQKPGYDKAHLPFVVTVEPCSSAKLEAALNEIARYEFLVEQPVKLKIFGR, encoded by the coding sequence ATGGCAACCCAAAGCGTACTCATTGAGAAAAGCGCGCACCTGGTTGCGTCGCTGAATTCACGGAGGGTAGCAATCCTTGGATTCGGGACCGTGGGCAAGTCGGTAGCTCGCATTTTGTCGGAAGGAAGAGTGGCTGCCCTGGAACTCAGCCAGGTCTTCAACCGCAATGTTGAGAGAAAGCGTGTTCCCTGGGTGAACCGCAAGGTTCAGTGGACCGAGAACATCGACGATGTACTCGCGAGCGACGCAGAGTTTGTCGTCGAAGTCATGGGAGGTGTAGAACCCGCGAAGCAATGGGTTGAAGCCATTCTGGAATCCGGCCGATCAGTGGTTACGGCAAATAAACAACTGATTGCGCGCCATGGCGCAGAACTTTTGGAGATCGCACAGGAACACGACTGCCAATTGCTCTTTGGCGCTTCCGTAGCTGGTGGAGTTCCGGTCATCACTGCCCTTGAACACGGACTCGCAGGCGACGAGCTCCAATCTGTTTGCGGCATTCTCAATGGCACCTGCAACTACATCTTGAGCAAGATGGAAGGCGGAGAATCTTTTCGCGTTGCTTTGGAGGAAGCGCAACGGCTGGGTTACGCCGAAGCCGATCCCACTGACGACATTGCCGGATATGACACTCGCGCCAAGCTCGTAATCCTCGCGAGAGTGGCTTTGCGTACGGAAATCGCGATCGAAGAGGTTGTTTGCCAGCCGATCTCCAGCGTCGATCCAGTTGATTTCGAATACGCGCGGGAGTTGGGCTGCACCATCCGACAGATTGGACACGCCGAGCTCGAAGGAGACAGATGCTGTGCCGCCGTCGAGCCGATGCTGGTTCCCGCGAGTTCACCGCTGGCCCGAGCGCAGGGCTGTGAGAACGTGGTTCTTACCCAAGGCAAGTTTGGAGGCAGCACTGCGTTCTCTGGTCCAGGTGCTGGTGGCGACGCGACCGCGGTTGCTGTGATCTCAGACCTCGTAACTCTTGCTTCTGCATCTTCAGCTCCAGTAATTCGCAAGATGCGAGCCCTGCCTGTCTCGGGTGAATATACCGCGCCATATTTCTTGCGGTTCGTCGTCCGCGACCGGCCCGGCATCGTCGCGGCAATTGCTGCGGTTCTCGCGAAGTTTGAAATCAATGTAGACGCCGTGTTCCAGAAGCCGGGTTACGACAAAGCCCACTTACCGTTTGTAGTTACGGTTGAGCCGTGCAGCAGCGCAAAGCTTGAGGCAGCTCTTAACGAAATTGCGCGCTATGAATTCCTGGTTGAACAACCCGTCAAACTGAAGATCTTCGGACGCTGA
- the thrC gene encoding threonine synthase, translating into MQLQCSNQRCGESLPRDFAAFDCPKCGDLLELSCNGFRPDPLQLRALWRDRRLSNDPADRSGVWRFREFLPDYSVEQIVSLGEGNTPLIAGNKTAAFAGLSNLRFKHLGWNPTGSFKDLGMTVAVTEAHARGAKVVACASTGNTAASMAAYAARAGIAARVYLPKGRLSAAKVAQSLDYGAEIVEVEGNFDQALAMMTEQKSSSEYFLNSINPFRVEGQKTTIFELMEQLDWNPPDFIVVPGGNLGNSSAFGKALRELSAAGLIDRVPRLVIVQARGANALVKTLAAGSGELETVVDPKTCASAISIGAPRSWRKALTALNFTKGNVLDVSDEEILEAKSVIGLDGIGCEPASATTLAGIRRLRRTGEIGERDRVVAVLTGHVLKDPDIILKTHSERLAAEVSA; encoded by the coding sequence ATGCAACTGCAATGCAGTAATCAACGCTGTGGCGAATCGCTACCCCGCGATTTTGCAGCTTTCGATTGTCCCAAGTGTGGCGACCTGCTGGAGCTTAGCTGCAATGGCTTTCGGCCTGATCCACTGCAGCTTCGGGCCTTGTGGCGCGATCGCCGTCTTTCTAACGATCCTGCGGATCGCAGCGGCGTCTGGAGGTTTCGAGAGTTCCTGCCTGATTACTCCGTTGAGCAGATAGTTTCGCTCGGCGAAGGAAATACTCCGCTCATTGCCGGGAACAAGACAGCGGCATTCGCCGGCTTAAGTAATTTGCGGTTCAAGCACCTGGGTTGGAATCCAACCGGCTCGTTCAAAGATTTAGGAATGACCGTGGCGGTGACCGAAGCGCATGCGCGAGGAGCCAAGGTCGTAGCTTGCGCGTCGACGGGCAACACCGCGGCTTCCATGGCTGCCTATGCCGCTCGAGCGGGTATCGCTGCTCGGGTCTATTTGCCAAAAGGAAGACTCTCGGCTGCCAAGGTTGCTCAGTCTCTCGATTACGGCGCTGAGATCGTTGAGGTCGAAGGAAACTTCGACCAGGCTCTCGCAATGATGACCGAGCAAAAGAGCTCGTCAGAGTACTTCCTGAACTCCATCAATCCATTCCGCGTTGAGGGTCAGAAGACGACGATCTTCGAGCTGATGGAACAGCTCGACTGGAATCCGCCCGACTTCATTGTTGTTCCCGGAGGGAATCTGGGCAATTCTTCCGCATTTGGGAAGGCGCTTCGGGAGCTCTCTGCTGCAGGGTTGATTGATCGCGTGCCGCGGCTCGTGATCGTCCAAGCGCGAGGTGCAAATGCGCTGGTGAAAACACTGGCTGCCGGCAGCGGTGAACTTGAAACGGTTGTCGATCCGAAGACCTGTGCCAGCGCCATTTCGATCGGCGCTCCACGATCGTGGCGCAAAGCTCTCACCGCTCTCAATTTCACGAAGGGCAACGTTCTCGACGTCAGCGACGAGGAGATCCTCGAAGCAAAGTCCGTCATCGGGCTTGACGGCATCGGATGCGAGCCCGCCTCCGCGACTACTCTCGCCGGCATCCGGCGTCTCAGGCGAACTGGAGAAATCGGCGAGCGCGACAGAGTCGTCGCCGTTCTCACCGGTCACGTTCTGAAGGATCCCGACATCATCTTGAAGACGCACAGTGAACGGCTGGCAGCGGAGGTATCAGCATGA
- the thrB gene encoding homoserine kinase, translating into MMWSDCLEGVEISVPGSIANLGPGLDTLAVAVQLYLRVRIVGVSNARRGKLEFYFESQTPPGENRIETSFFKLAQNNGDFPSLKISVSSDIPMGAGLGSSAAATIAGFRLYEVLFGKQNENRLLSAALQLEGHADNAAAALLGGLSVCCQKDDGSVSAFSLPWPESLCLVVLTPEVRLATQTSRQALPQSVSLKDAVANMQRVLLLLQSIQSGDDGDLAEALCDRLHQPARESIVPGLSAALKLSHPDLLGVFLGGSGPSIVALARQSCDDIADVLAETYRPLGIPFRTSTLSVHNQVSLPACAAISCS; encoded by the coding sequence ATGATGTGGAGCGATTGCCTGGAAGGCGTCGAAATTAGTGTGCCGGGATCGATTGCGAACCTCGGTCCCGGCCTCGATACGTTAGCGGTAGCCGTGCAGCTTTACCTGAGAGTTCGCATTGTAGGGGTTAGCAACGCAAGACGTGGAAAGCTCGAGTTCTATTTCGAATCGCAGACTCCGCCCGGCGAGAATCGCATCGAAACATCATTTTTCAAGCTGGCGCAGAATAACGGCGATTTTCCTTCCCTAAAGATCAGCGTCAGCAGCGACATTCCCATGGGTGCCGGACTCGGCAGCAGCGCCGCCGCGACCATCGCCGGATTTCGTCTCTATGAAGTTCTCTTTGGTAAGCAAAATGAGAATCGACTACTCTCCGCGGCTTTGCAGTTGGAAGGACACGCTGACAATGCTGCCGCCGCGCTCCTTGGTGGGCTCTCGGTCTGCTGCCAAAAAGATGATGGTTCCGTATCTGCTTTCTCGCTTCCATGGCCGGAGTCGCTCTGCCTGGTTGTCTTAACTCCGGAGGTCCGGCTGGCAACGCAGACCTCGCGTCAGGCTCTGCCGCAGTCAGTGAGTTTGAAAGATGCCGTGGCCAACATGCAGCGAGTGTTGCTCCTGCTGCAGTCCATCCAGAGCGGCGACGATGGGGATTTGGCGGAAGCGCTTTGCGACCGCCTTCACCAACCGGCGAGAGAATCGATCGTGCCTGGGTTGAGTGCTGCGCTCAAGCTCTCACATCCCGATCTTCTCGGAGTCTTCCTTGGCGGCTCCGGGCCATCGATCGTGGCCCTGGCGCGCCAGAGTTGCGACGACATTGCCGATGTCTTGGCGGAAACCTACCGGCCGCTTGGCATTCCGTTTCGAACTTCCACGCTGAGCGTTCATAACCAGGTGAGCCTTCCTGCCTGCGCTGCGATCAGTTGCAGCTGA